CCCGTCGATCGCCAGCGGCGGCACGATGGCGTTGACGCGCGAGCCGTCGGCGAGGCGAGCGTCGCAGATCGGCGAGGATTCGTCGACGCGCCGGCCGACCTGGCTGACGATGCGCTGGCAGATGTTGAGAAGCTGCTGGTTGTCGCGAAAGCGGATGCCGGTGCGCTGGATCTTGCCGGCGACTTCGATGAACACGGTGCCCGCGCCGTTGACCATGATGTCGGCGATGTCGTCGCGCGACAGCAACGGCTCGAGCGGCCCGTAGCCGAGCACGTCGTTGCAGATGTCGTCGAGCAGCTCTTCCTGCTCGGCGATCGACATCACGATGTTCTTGATCGCGATGATCTCGTTGACGATGTCGCGGATTTCCTCGCGCGCCGACTCGCTGTCCAGCTTGGCGAGCTGGGCGAGGTCGATCGCCTCGATCAGGGCGCCGAAGATCGTCGCCTTGACCTGGTAATAATTGTCCGAGCGGCGCGCTTCGACGGTGGGAGCAGGCGGCGGCTTGGCCGGAGCCAGCGGCGGCGACGATACCGTCGGGGCGGCGGACTCGCGCGACATCGGCGACGAGCCGGCGGGTTCCGGCGCCTGAAAAGCGGGCTTGGGTGCCCGCACGTCCCCATCGTTTCCGCTACGCTTACCAAACACGACGTCTTGACTCCACGCGGACCACTATTTGGACCGCAGCTTTTCGAGCAGGGGCGACAGGAAGGACCCCCTCGGCTTCTTGGTTTCGCCGCGGCCTGTCAGCCGCTGCGCCATCTGTAGAAACATCTCGACTGCGCGGTGATTGGCGGAGATTTCCGCGATCATCTGGCCGTTGTTGGCGGCCGAACCGAAAATCTGCGGATCGAACGGGATGGCGGCGATCGGCTGGCTTTCGATCGCCTTGGCGAATTCGCCCGCCGCGATCTCCGGACGCTTCGGCACGCCGACCTGGTTCAGGCAGTACAGCGGCGCGCGGTCATTGGGCCGGGACGCCTTCAGCAGGTCGAACATGTTCTTGGCGTTGCGCAGATTGGCGAGGTCTGGCGCCGCCACGATCAGGATGTCGTCGGCCGCGATCAGCGCGCGCTTGGTCCAGCCGGACCATTGATGCGGCACGTCGAGCACGATGCAGGGCATCGTGGTGCGCAGCGTATCGAAGATCGCATCGAACGCTTCGGCGCCGAAATCGTAGACCTTGTCGAGCGTGGCCGGCGCCGCCAGCAGGCTCAGATGGTCGGTGCATTTCGACAGCAGGCGGTCGACGAAGGCGGTATCGACGCGGTCCGGGGAGAAGACGGCATCCGCGATGCCCTGCGCCGGATCCTGGTTGTAGTTGAGGCCGGCGGTGCCGAACGCAAGGTCGAGATCGGCGACCACCGAATCGAGCGCCAGATCGCGGGCGATCGCCCAGGCGACATTGTGCGCGATCGTCGAGGCGCCGACGCCGCCCTTGGCGCCGACGACGGCGACGACGCGTCCGACCGCCTTGGCTTCCGGCGCGGAGAACAGGTTGCAGACCGCGCGCACCACGTCGATCGCATGCGCCGGCGCAATCACGTAGTCGCTGACGCCGCGGCGCACCAGCTCGCGGTACAGCGTGACGTCGTTGACCCGGCCGATCACGACCACCCTTGTGCCGGCATCGCACACCGTGGCGAGCTGGTCGAGGCCGGCCAGGATATCGCTGCGGCCCTCGGTCTCGAGGATGATGACGTTGGGCGTCGGCGCCGAGCGATAGGCCTCGATGGCGGCCGCCATGCCGCCCATCTGGATCTTGAGGTGGGCCTTGGCGAGCCGGCGGTCCTCGCCTGCCGACTGCACGGCTGCGGCGGTCTCGACCGTTTCGCAGAACGCCTGAACCGAAACCCGGGGCGCCGGAGCAATATGGTCGTCCACGGCCTGCGGCGGGGCGTCCGTCTGCTCTTCGGAGTTTTGCTGCGCGTAGGTGATCATTTTCCTGTGTCGCTTAGCTTGGCCCTGTCGGCCTCGGGATACGTCGTGGCAGTGCTGGTGCCCTTGCGATATTTGTCGAACGCGATGTTGCGACGCGCCGTGTAGGCAGGGGTCTCCGCGCGCGGCTGGACGAGGTCGGTCGGGTCTTCGATCATGGCTGCGAGGTTGCGCTGATTGGCGCAGCCGAAATTGTAATACTGCTTGTTCTCGATATAGGACCCGTTGTGGATCGACGGGCCGAGATCCTCCGGCCAGAGACCGCACGGACCGGCGACCGCTTTCATCTTCGGGTAGTTCACGCGGATCGCGGGCATCTGCCGCGGATCCTCGGGATGGTATTTCCGCACGAGGATTCCGCGCGGCGGCACGCCGGCGGCGGTAAAGGTCGCCTGGATCTCGCGCAGCGATTCCTGCGCGGTCCGTGCGTTCGGCGTGTCGGCAGGAACGTCGATGGTGACGGCGCCGGTGCCCTCGCGAATCCAGTCCTGCGCCATTCCCATCACTTCGGCGCGCTGCTCCGCGGTCAGGCCGCCGCGGCTGCGGCCGACAAAGACCACGATCGAGCGATCAGCCTCGGTGACCGCGATCGGGTGACGCTGGCGATAATCGGCCGGCGCGTTCACCATCGCGAAACTGTTGTCGGCGGCGTGCTGGCAGGCGCCGAGCGTCATGGCGAGGCCGACGAGTGCGCCGGCGAGACTGACGGCGCGCCTGGGATCGGCGGATGTTCTGGGTGTCGTCTGTGTCATCGTCCGCCTCAGTCGGTAATAAAGCCGTAGGTGCCGCGGTAATTCCGCGCCGGCTCGGTGCGGCCAGGCACGCCGTAGACGCGATTGATGCTGCCGAGCAGGTCGGCCTGCGGATCGGACGCGTTGGCGAAGCCGTCATCCGGACGCGCGAGATCCTTCTGCGCCACCGCGCGAACCACATAGGGCGTCACCAGCACCATCATTTCGGTCTGGTTGTTGACGAAGTCGCGGCTGCGGAACAGCGTGCCGAGCACGGGCAGCGACCCGAGGCCGGGAAGGCCGTTGATCGCCTGCTTGGTCTGGTCCTGGATCAGGCCGGCCATTGCCATCGAGCCGCCCGACGGAATCTCCAGCGTGGTCTCGGCGCGGCGGGTCTTGATCGACGGGATCGTCGTTCCACCGGCGCCGCCGGTCAACGAGTTCTCGGTCGAGACTTCCGACACTTCGGTCATCACACGCAGGCTGATCCGGCCCTCGGTCAGCACCACCGGCGTGAAGTTGAGCGAAATGCCGAACTTCTTGAAGCTGACGGTCTGAACGCACTGTCCGATCGCGCCTCCCGTCGTCGTCTGACAGGTCACGCCGGTCGGGATCGGAAACTCGCCACCGGAAATAAAGGTCGCCGATTCGCCGGAGATCGCGGTCAGGTTCGGCTCGGCGAGCGTTCGCACCACGCCGGCGCTTTCCATGGCGCGGATGGTTGCCGACACCGACGATCCGAACGATGTGGTGATGGCGTTGTTGGGCACCAGCGGTGCGTTGTTCGCCGTGAACGGGTTGGCGTTGTTGAATTTCACTACGGCCGTGCCGTAGTTGAGGTTCGCGGTGAGGTCGATGCCGAGCTGCTTGATCAGGCTGCGCGAGACTTCGGCGACCGTGACTTTCAGCATCACCTGGTCGCGGCCGCGAACCGCGATGGAGTTCACGACCTTCTCGGCGCCGCTGACCAGCCGCGCGGCGATCTCGCCGGCCTGCTGCGCGTCGATCGGGCTCGCCGCACTCCCGGTCAGCATCACGCCGTCGCCGACGCCCTCGATCTGGATATCGGAATTCGGCAGCGCCGCCCGCAGCGCCTGACGTACGCCATTGAGGTCGCGCTTGACCGCGATGTCATAGGCCGCGATCTGCTGACCGGCGGCATCGAAGAACACGATGTTGGTCTGGCCGACCGTCGCGCCGATGATGTAGGCGCGCTGCGCCGAGCGGACCACCGCATTGGCGATCTTGGGATCGGCCACCAGTACGTCCTTGATGTCCCTCGGCAGATCGATCACGATCGATTTGCCGATGCCGAGCGAGAGGAAGCGGGCATTCATCTGGCCGCCGTCGGTCGATGCGGCAGGGGCGGGCGCGGCGCGGTAATCGCTCGCCGTCACCGGCGTCAGCGCCGGGTTGAGCGAGAGCGCCGTGACGGCCGAGAACGACAATGCGCGGACCATGAAGGCCCGCATCGTCCGTTGAGTTGCCCCGCCCTTCATCACCTGTATCCTCATGGTCACTTCTGCATCGTTGCCTGGTTGGCAACGCCGAAGCGGATGACGTTGATCGTCTCACCGCGCTTCTGGTGGTTGTCGTCGGTCCGGACTTCGGGCGCGTTGTTGTCGGCGATGCTGCGCAGTGCCAGCGACAGGACGCCGCTCTGGCGCGCGCGCGCCAGCGTTTCGGTCTGTTCGGGCTTCAGCTCCAGCGTCACCGTCTTGCCGATCAGTGCGTTGGTGCCGTCCTTTTCCTTCGGCGCCTGGTCGATCGCGAGCACGCGGATATTGGTCAGAATCACCTCGGAGTTGACGATGTCGGCGC
The window above is part of the Bradyrhizobium sp. PSBB068 genome. Proteins encoded here:
- a CDS encoding type II and III secretion system protein family protein, with amino-acid sequence MKGGATQRTMRAFMVRALSFSAVTALSLNPALTPVTASDYRAAPAPAASTDGGQMNARFLSLGIGKSIVIDLPRDIKDVLVADPKIANAVVRSAQRAYIIGATVGQTNIVFFDAAGQQIAAYDIAVKRDLNGVRQALRAALPNSDIQIEGVGDGVMLTGSAASPIDAQQAGEIAARLVSGAEKVVNSIAVRGRDQVMLKVTVAEVSRSLIKQLGIDLTANLNYGTAVVKFNNANPFTANNAPLVPNNAITTSFGSSVSATIRAMESAGVVRTLAEPNLTAISGESATFISGGEFPIPTGVTCQTTTGGAIGQCVQTVSFKKFGISLNFTPVVLTEGRISLRVMTEVSEVSTENSLTGGAGGTTIPSIKTRRAETTLEIPSGGSMAMAGLIQDQTKQAINGLPGLGSLPVLGTLFRSRDFVNNQTEMMVLVTPYVVRAVAQKDLARPDDGFANASDPQADLLGSINRVYGVPGRTEPARNYRGTYGFITD
- a CDS encoding AAA family ATPase; amino-acid sequence: MITYAQQNSEEQTDAPPQAVDDHIAPAPRVSVQAFCETVETAAAVQSAGEDRRLAKAHLKIQMGGMAAAIEAYRSAPTPNVIILETEGRSDILAGLDQLATVCDAGTRVVVIGRVNDVTLYRELVRRGVSDYVIAPAHAIDVVRAVCNLFSAPEAKAVGRVVAVVGAKGGVGASTIAHNVAWAIARDLALDSVVADLDLAFGTAGLNYNQDPAQGIADAVFSPDRVDTAFVDRLLSKCTDHLSLLAAPATLDKVYDFGAEAFDAIFDTLRTTMPCIVLDVPHQWSGWTKRALIAADDILIVAAPDLANLRNAKNMFDLLKASRPNDRAPLYCLNQVGVPKRPEIAAGEFAKAIESQPIAAIPFDPQIFGSAANNGQMIAEISANHRAVEMFLQMAQRLTGRGETKKPRGSFLSPLLEKLRSK
- a CDS encoding CpaD family pilus assembly protein; its protein translation is MTQTTPRTSADPRRAVSLAGALVGLAMTLGACQHAADNSFAMVNAPADYRQRHPIAVTEADRSIVVFVGRSRGGLTAEQRAEVMGMAQDWIREGTGAVTIDVPADTPNARTAQESLREIQATFTAAGVPPRGILVRKYHPEDPRQMPAIRVNYPKMKAVAGPCGLWPEDLGPSIHNGSYIENKQYYNFGCANQRNLAAMIEDPTDLVQPRAETPAYTARRNIAFDKYRKGTSTATTYPEADRAKLSDTGK